In Pseudomonas sp. P5_109, the genomic window AAGGACTGCTCTGACAGCTTGGTGCCAGCTGCGGAGTATGTACGCATGTCCACCGATCACCAGCGTTATTCCACCGAAAACCAATCGGCGGTTATCCATGCATACGCCGTGAGCAATGGCATGGAAATCATCACCACGTATCGAGATGAAGGGAAGAGCGGTCTTGATATCAGAGGGCGCCATGATTTACGCAGGTTGCTTGAAGATGTTCAGGCTGGGAACGTAAAGTTTCGCGTAATACTGGTCTATGACGTGAGTCGTTGGGGACGCTTCCAAAATACAGATGAGAGTGCTCATTACGAATACCTCTGCACGAGCGCAGGTATAAAAGTTGTGTATTGCGCGGAGTCCTTCGCCAACGACGGCTCTCCTATGTCTACAATTTGCAAGAGTTTCAAGCGTCACATGGCTGGTGAATATAGTCATGAGCTTTCCGCTAAGGTATTCGCGGGGCAATGTCGCTTAGTTGAAAAAGGATTTCACCAGGGAGGGCCAGCAGGATGTGGGTTACGCCGCGCATTGATCGATGAAAAGAGTGAGTTCAAGGCGGAACTGTCGCGGGGTGAGCATAAGAGTATTCAGACCGATAGGGTCATCTTAATTCCTGGCCCGGCAGGCGAAGTTGAGTTGGTTCAGCGCATCTATCATCAATTCGTCCACAACGGCATGAACGAACGTGAAATTGCAAATGAACTGAATGCTGAAGGCCAGGTCACCGACTTTGATCGTCCATGGAGTCGAGGTAGCGTGCACCAAGTGCTTACCAATGAAAAATATATTGGTAACAACGTCTATAACAAAACATCTTCAAAACTACGAGAAGGCAGTAGTCGCAACCCGCCAGAGAAGTGGGTTCGTTGTGATGGGGCATTCCAGGGAATTGTATCGCTGGAGTTATTTGCTAGCGTTCGTGAAATCATCTTGCAGCGCTCGTACCGCCTGGAGGATGCGCAACTGCTAGAATTGCTTCGTAGTCTCCTACAGCAGGCGGGCTCATTGTCCGGAATGCTCATCGATGAGCAGGACAATATGCCCTCCAGCACGACCTACATAAATCGTTTTGGCGGCCTTTTACGTGCCTATACCCTTATAGGTTACAGACCAGACCGGGACTATCGGTATTTGGAGATCAATCGGTCCCTGAGACGGATGCACCCGCAGGTTCTTAACGATATCGTAAGACACCTGAAGTTCGTTGAAGCAGACGTCGAGCTCAACGACCAAAATGACCTGCTGACGGTTAACGGTGAATGGACGGCATCAGTGGTCATTGCTAGATGCCAGCCCACGCTCGCAGGCACTCTCCGCTGGAAGCTTAGATTCGATAATAGCCTCACGCCGGATATCACCATCGCTGCCCGCATGGAACAAACGAACTCTCAAGTTAGGGATTATTACCTGATTCCCAGCATCGACATGGGGGCATGGCCACAAAAGATGGTCGAAGAAAACAGCCCATTGATTGATAGCTATCGTTTCACGACGCTGGACGTAATTGATGAGTTGGCAGCGCGTTGCCCCCTCAAGGAGGTTTATTAATGACCGTCCCGTCAACTGTCCGCGACCGCGTCGCGCTAATTCCAATATCGGAAATTCACATCCTGAATCCTCGCACAAGAAACAAAAGGGTTCATCGCGAGCTAATTGAAAATATCAAGACTGTTGGCCTTAAACGACCAATCACGGTCAGTCGAAAAGAGTTCCCTAAAGGACCTTTCCATTATGACCTAGTGTGCGGGCAAGGTCGTCTCGAAGCGTTCCTCGCTCTAGAGGCTACAGAGATTC contains:
- a CDS encoding recombinase family protein produces the protein MLDRKDCSDSLVPAAEYVRMSTDHQRYSTENQSAVIHAYAVSNGMEIITTYRDEGKSGLDIRGRHDLRRLLEDVQAGNVKFRVILVYDVSRWGRFQNTDESAHYEYLCTSAGIKVVYCAESFANDGSPMSTICKSFKRHMAGEYSHELSAKVFAGQCRLVEKGFHQGGPAGCGLRRALIDEKSEFKAELSRGEHKSIQTDRVILIPGPAGEVELVQRIYHQFVHNGMNEREIANELNAEGQVTDFDRPWSRGSVHQVLTNEKYIGNNVYNKTSSKLREGSSRNPPEKWVRCDGAFQGIVSLELFASVREIILQRSYRLEDAQLLELLRSLLQQAGSLSGMLIDEQDNMPSSTTYINRFGGLLRAYTLIGYRPDRDYRYLEINRSLRRMHPQVLNDIVRHLKFVEADVELNDQNDLLTVNGEWTASVVIARCQPTLAGTLRWKLRFDNSLTPDITIAARMEQTNSQVRDYYLIPSIDMGAWPQKMVEENSPLIDSYRFTTLDVIDELAARCPLKEVY